In a genomic window of Infirmifilum sp. NZ:
- a CDS encoding CDC48 family AAA ATPase, which produces MSSDEKPNEIELKVYEVRQHEAGRGRVRIDEDAMEALGISAGDVVEIEGKRKTVAIAWPGYAEDKGKGIIRMDGWTRKNAGVSIGDKVKVRKAEVKPAVVVRLAPVSMTLAVDENFVAYVKKRLLDRPIIEGDIIQIPVLGQVIHFNVVSIKPKGVVMVTEKTQLKILERPVDVGRIPRVTYDDIGDLEEAKQKIREMVELPLKHPELFKRLGIDPPKGILLYGPPGTGKTLLAKAVANETDAYFIAINGPEIMSKFYGESEQRLREIFEEAKEHAPAIIFIDEIDAIAPKREEVTGEVEKRVVAQLLALMDGLEARGDVIVIGATNRPNALDPALRRPGRFDREIEIGIPDKRGRLEILKVHTRSMPLAKNVDLEKLAEITHGYVGADLAALCREAAMKALRRVLPKIDLEKEEIPVEVLETIEVEMEDFLNAFREITPSALREIEVEVPNVRWDDIGGLEDVKQQLREAVEWPLKYPESFERLGIDPPKGILLYGPPGTGKTLLAKAVATESEANFVSIKGPEIFSKWVGESERAIREIFRKARQAAPCVIFIDEIDALAPMRGLVSSDSGVTERVVSQLLTEMDGLERLEGVVVIAATNRPDIIDPALLRPGRFDRLIYVPPPDEKARLEIFKVHTRRMPLAEDVDLAELAKRTEGYTGADIEVLVREAGLIALRENINTDKVHMRHFEEALKKVRPSLTPDIIKFYESWNERARKVSKQQLTVTGFYV; this is translated from the coding sequence GTGAGTAGCGACGAGAAGCCAAACGAGATAGAGCTGAAGGTATACGAGGTTCGCCAACACGAGGCCGGCAGAGGCAGGGTTAGGATTGACGAAGATGCGATGGAGGCCCTCGGCATAAGCGCCGGCGATGTGGTAGAGATTGAGGGTAAGAGGAAAACTGTGGCCATTGCCTGGCCTGGTTACGCGGAAGATAAGGGAAAGGGCATTATTCGAATGGACGGATGGACCAGGAAGAATGCCGGCGTTAGCATCGGGGATAAGGTTAAGGTGAGAAAAGCCGAAGTTAAACCCGCTGTGGTGGTTAGGCTTGCCCCCGTCTCTATGACGCTCGCTGTGGATGAGAACTTCGTCGCGTACGTCAAGAAGCGGTTACTGGATAGGCCGATAATTGAGGGGGATATTATACAGATACCTGTCCTAGGCCAGGTCATACACTTCAACGTTGTTAGCATAAAGCCCAAAGGAGTGGTTATGGTCACTGAGAAGACTCAGCTGAAGATACTTGAAAGGCCAGTTGACGTTGGTAGGATACCAAGGGTCACCTACGACGACATAGGAGATCTGGAAGAAGCCAAGCAAAAAATCAGGGAGATGGTGGAATTGCCGCTTAAACACCCTGAGCTGTTCAAGAGGCTGGGTATTGACCCGCCTAAGGGTATACTGCTCTACGGCCCACCTGGAACTGGCAAGACCCTGCTCGCGAAAGCCGTTGCCAACGAGACCGACGCCTACTTCATAGCTATCAATGGCCCCGAGATTATGAGCAAGTTCTACGGTGAGAGCGAGCAGAGGCTCAGGGAGATCTTCGAGGAGGCTAAGGAGCATGCCCCGGCTATAATCTTCATCGACGAGATCGACGCCATCGCCCCGAAAAGGGAGGAGGTGACAGGCGAGGTCGAGAAGAGAGTTGTAGCACAGCTCCTAGCACTCATGGACGGGCTAGAGGCTAGGGGTGATGTAATAGTCATAGGCGCTACGAATAGGCCGAACGCACTGGACCCTGCTCTTAGGCGTCCTGGGAGATTCGACCGCGAGATCGAGATAGGGATACCTGATAAGCGTGGAAGGCTTGAGATTCTTAAGGTTCATACTCGGAGCATGCCGCTAGCCAAGAACGTGGACTTAGAAAAGCTTGCAGAAATAACACATGGCTATGTGGGGGCGGATCTTGCTGCTTTGTGCCGTGAGGCCGCGATGAAGGCACTGCGTAGAGTTTTGCCTAAGATCGATTTGGAGAAGGAAGAGATTCCTGTAGAAGTTCTAGAAACCATCGAAGTCGAGATGGAAGACTTTCTGAACGCCTTTAGAGAAATAACTCCTAGCGCACTTAGGGAGATAGAGGTGGAGGTTCCCAATGTGAGGTGGGACGACATCGGCGGTCTTGAGGATGTTAAGCAGCAGCTGCGGGAGGCCGTGGAGTGGCCCCTCAAATATCCGGAGTCCTTTGAGCGGCTGGGTATTGACCCGCCTAAGGGTATACTGCTCTACGGCCCACCTGGAACTGGCAAGACCCTGCTCGCGAAGGCCGTGGCAACCGAGAGCGAGGCAAACTTCGTGAGCATAAAAGGCCCAGAGATATTCAGTAAGTGGGTTGGGGAAAGCGAGAGAGCAATCAGAGAGATCTTCAGAAAAGCCAGGCAAGCAGCGCCCTGCGTGATTTTTATAGATGAGATCGATGCACTTGCACCAATGAGGGGCCTGGTTTCATCTGACTCAGGCGTAACGGAGCGCGTAGTTAGCCAGCTTCTCACGGAGATGGATGGTCTTGAGCGTCTTGAGGGTGTTGTGGTGATTGCGGCTACTAACAGGCCTGACATCATTGACCCTGCTCTGCTCAGGCCTGGGAGGTTTGACAGGCTGATCTACGTCCCGCCGCCCGACGAGAAGGCTAGGCTCGAGATCTTCAAAGTGCACACGAGGAGAATGCCCCTAGCCGAGGACGTAGACCTCGCAGAGCTCGCAAAGAGGACAGAAGGCTACACGGGAGCAGACATTGAAGTTTTAGTGCGTGAAGCTGGGTTAATAGCCCTGAGAGAAAACATAAACACCGATAAGGTTCATATGAGACACTTTGAAGAGGCCTTGAAAAAAGTCCGGCCTTCCTTAACGCCAGACATAATTAAGTTCTATGAATCTTGGAACGAGAGAGCGAGGAAGGTCTCAAAGCAGCAATTAACTGTAACGGGATTCTACGTGTGA
- the fen gene encoding flap endonuclease-1 → MGVDLKELVEPVAKEVELSSLSGKVVAIDAYNSLYQFLATIRQKDGTPLMDAHGNVTSHLNGLFYRTINFIENGIKPVYVFDGRPPEVKLKELERRQQIKVEAERKYLAAIERGDLEEARVYAQQTSRLTSSMVEDAKRLLTYMGVPFVQAPSEGEAQAAYMTQRGDAWASGSQDYDSLLFGAVRLVRNLAITGRRKLPRKEVYVEVKPEIIELGELLSFHSITREQLVVLGILVGTDYNPGGVKGYGVKKALKLVKELQDPEKVFRAVPWDFDTPPDVIMQIFLKPDVSDKYVLQWREPDREKVIKLLVDEHQFSVERVENALERLEKAYKTYFKQTSLESWFGF, encoded by the coding sequence ATGGGAGTTGACCTTAAGGAACTTGTTGAGCCGGTCGCCAAGGAAGTTGAATTAAGTTCACTTTCGGGTAAGGTTGTTGCTATTGATGCTTACAACAGCCTTTACCAGTTCCTGGCTACTATAAGGCAGAAGGACGGGACTCCTCTCATGGATGCTCACGGGAACGTAACGAGTCATCTTAACGGTCTCTTCTACAGGACGATCAACTTCATTGAAAACGGGATCAAGCCCGTTTATGTTTTCGACGGCAGACCACCGGAGGTAAAGCTAAAGGAGCTGGAGAGGCGGCAGCAGATAAAGGTTGAAGCTGAGAGGAAGTACCTTGCGGCTATCGAGAGAGGCGATTTAGAGGAGGCTCGTGTTTACGCCCAGCAGACAAGCCGGCTAACAAGCAGCATGGTTGAGGACGCAAAAAGGCTTCTGACATACATGGGGGTGCCCTTTGTCCAGGCACCGAGCGAGGGTGAAGCTCAGGCCGCGTACATGACGCAAAGAGGCGACGCGTGGGCATCGGGTAGCCAAGACTATGACTCGCTCTTATTCGGGGCGGTGAGGCTTGTCCGTAATCTGGCCATTACGGGAAGGAGGAAGTTGCCTAGAAAGGAAGTGTACGTAGAGGTCAAACCGGAGATTATAGAGCTTGGAGAGCTCCTATCATTCCACAGCATTACTCGCGAACAGCTAGTGGTTTTAGGCATCCTGGTGGGTACGGATTACAACCCAGGAGGAGTCAAGGGCTATGGGGTCAAAAAAGCCTTAAAGCTTGTAAAGGAGCTTCAAGACCCTGAGAAGGTTTTTAGGGCTGTGCCGTGGGATTTCGACACTCCTCCCGATGTGATCATGCAGATTTTCCTCAAACCCGATGTATCAGATAAATACGTCTTGCAGTGGAGGGAACCTGACCGAGAAAAGGTGATAAAGCTTCTCGTGGACGAACATCAATTCTCCGTTGAGAGAGTCGAGAACGCGCTTGAAAGACTCGAGAAAGCGTACAAGACTTACTTTAAGCAGACATCCCTTGAAAGCTGGTTTGGGTTCTAA